In one Babylonia areolata isolate BAREFJ2019XMU chromosome 14, ASM4173473v1, whole genome shotgun sequence genomic region, the following are encoded:
- the LOC143289600 gene encoding uncharacterized protein LOC143289600 isoform X1 codes for MPGAVTEQSLLWASAFGGNAAEFTALAGNATDFDCSDKMDLVFVLDSSDSVSSSSFVLMRSFAADVVQVMDVDGDVVRVADIVYGSHVQEEFDLNDFRTAADVRSALLTTVKLGGGTQTNDALDRAAVTLYDVTNGARSDAKKVVILITDGMSFDPAATVTSAVVLKDRGSTVFAIGVDSYDLAELTAVSSSPHCSHVFTLTQFSSILSILTQIQISTCDASLVLTPGDEVWGRIPEVPVQVATRTLNPGPNSTIVVSTVCGHLDIYVSQTERSPSPVLHERRYTATNGTPAVLTPGERDGAGQGDPVYVTLVATRQAESTCSRYEWSISVGQPGSAARLVGGRRESEGRVEVFTDGSWGTVCDDTFDLYDAIVVCRMLGYQSLVPEVHGDSHYGEGQGTIWLDQVACSGAESSLFQCAHAGVGIHDCKHSEDVGVDCAPANASSLTLVRLVNGTRPSEGRLEVSIGGVWGTVCNNGFDVTDASVVCSMLNFTGGSHTVAEGGQFEPGTGPIWMDNVDCTGSEGSLFLCPHRGPGHHDCSHAQDVGLVCGTASQGSGGSSTGITSSSSSTGVIIAGVVAGGVALTALTVAAAFLRKYLTARTAVQDLRSQAERAEGDPDTSRSQRSDDSSSEDSFPIPALDAGAPGMRMPADTHLPPLTNTNPRFPPLRS; via the exons ATGCCTGGTGCCGTCACGGAACAGTCGCTGCTCTGGGCGTCTGCTTTTGGTGGGAACGCGGCGGAGTTCACTGCCCTTGCTGGGAATGCTACGGACTTCG ACTGCAGCGACAAGATGGACTTGGTGTTTGTTCTGGACAGCTCTGATAGCGTGTCCTCTTCCAGCTTCGTGCTGATGAGGTCATTCGCTGCTGACGTCGTGCAG GTGATGGATGTGGACGGAGACGTGGTGCGCGTGGCGGACATCGTGTACGGCAGTCACGTGCAGGAAGAGTTTGACCTCAACGACTTCCGCACCGCTGCCGATGTCCGTTCCGCATTGCTGACCACCGTGAAAC tgggtggGGGTACCCAGACCAATGACGCACTGGATCGAGCGGCGGTGACGTTGTATGACGTCACCAATGGCGCGCGCTCTGACGCCAAAAAAGTGGTCATTCTCATCACCGACGGAATGTCCTTTGACCCTGCCGCCACGGTGACCTCGGCTGTGgttctgaaa GACAGGGGCAGCACGGTTTTTGCCATCGGGGTGGACAGCTATGACCTGGCAGAGCTGACCGCCGTGTCCTCCAGCCCGCACTGCTCGCACGTGTTCACCTTGACCCAGttctcctccatcctctccaTCCTGACCCAGATTCAGATCAGCACCTGCGACG CCAGCCTGGTGCTGACCCCGGGGGACGAGGTGTGGGGCCGGATCCCGGAGGTGCCGGTGCAGGTGGCGACTCGAACCCTCAACCCGGGCCCCAACAGTACCATC gtggtcAGCACGGTGTGCGGACACCTGGACATCTACGTGTCCCAGACGGAGCGCAGTCCCAGTCCCGTGCTGCACGAGCGGCGCTACACTGCCACCAACGGGACGCCCGCCGTCCTGACCCCGGGGGAGCGTGACGGGGCGGGTCAAGGCGACCCTGTATACGTGACGCTGGTGGCTACCAGGCAGGCGGAGAGCACGTGCTCGCGCTACGAGTGGAGCATCAGCGTGG GGCAGCCCGGCAGCGCTGCACgcctggtgggggggaggagggagagtgaggggcggGTGGAGGTGTTCACGGACGGGTCGTGGGGCACGGTGTGTGACGACACCTTTGATCTCTATGACGCCATCGTCGTCTGCAGGATGCTGGGCtaccaaag CTTGGTGCCAGAGGTGCACGGTGACAGTCACtacggggaggggcaggggactaTTTGGCTGGACCAGGTGGCCTGCAGCGGCGCCGAGTCTTCCCTCTTCCAGTGTGCTCACGCCGGCGTAGGAATACATGACTGCAAGCACTCTGAGGACGTCGGGGTGGACTGTGCGCCTGCCAACGCCT CTAGCTTGACCTTGGTGCGTCTCGTGAACGGAACAAGGCCATCTGAAGGTCGTCTGGAGGTCAGcattggaggggtgtggggtacgGTGTGCAACAACGGTTTTGACGTCACTGACGCTTCTGTCGTCTGCAGCATGCTGAACTTCACTGG AGGCAGCCATACAGTGGCAGAGGGGGGTCAGTTCGAGCCCGGCACGGGGCCCATCTGGATGGACAATGTGGACTGCACGGGCAGCGAGGGCTCCCTCTTCCTCTGCCCCCACCGGGGGCCGGGCCACCATGACTGCTCGCACGCGCAGGACGTGGGGCTGGTCTGCGGGACAG CATCCCAAGGGTCTGGCGGCTCCTCCACgggcatcaccagcagcagcagcagcacaggtgTGATAATCGCCGGGGTGGTGGCCGGGGGCGTGGCGCTGACTGCGCTGACAGTTGCGGCCGCGTTCCTCAGAAAGTATCTGACCGCCCGGACAGCTGTTCAGGACCTCCGGTCACAGGCTGAAAGGG
- the LOC143289600 gene encoding uncharacterized protein LOC143289600 isoform X2 produces the protein MPGAVTEQSLLWASAFGGNAAEFTALAGNATDFDCSDKMDLVFVLDSSDSVSSSSFVLMRSFAADVVQVMDVDGDVVRVADIVYGSHVQEEFDLNDFRTAADVRSALLTTVKLGGGTQTNDALDRAAVTLYDVTNGARSDAKKVVILITDGMSFDPAATVTSAVVLKDRGSTVFAIGVDSYDLAELTAVSSSPHCSHVFTLTQFSSILSILTQIQISTCDASLVLTPGDEVWGRIPEVPVQVATRTLNPGPNSTIVVSTVCGHLDIYVSQTERSPSPVLHERRYTATNGTPAVLTPGERDGAGQGDPVYVTLVATRQAESTCSRYEWSISVGQPGSAARLVGGRRESEGRVEVFTDGSWGTVCDDTFDLYDAIVVCRMLGYQSLVPEVHGDSHYGEGQGTIWLDQVACSGAESSLFQCAHAGVGIHDCKHSEDVGVDCAPANASSLTLVRLVNGTRPSEGRLEVSIGGVWGTVCNNGFDVTDASVVCSMLNFTGGSHTVAEGGQFEPGTGPIWMDNVDCTGSEGSLFLCPHRGPGHHDCSHAQDVGLVCGTASQGSGGSSTGITSSSSSTGVIIAGVVAGGVALTALTVAAAFLRKYLTARTAVQDLRSQAEREGDPDTSRSQRSDDSSSEDSFPIPALDAGAPGMRMPADTHLPPLTNTNPRFPPLRS, from the exons ATGCCTGGTGCCGTCACGGAACAGTCGCTGCTCTGGGCGTCTGCTTTTGGTGGGAACGCGGCGGAGTTCACTGCCCTTGCTGGGAATGCTACGGACTTCG ACTGCAGCGACAAGATGGACTTGGTGTTTGTTCTGGACAGCTCTGATAGCGTGTCCTCTTCCAGCTTCGTGCTGATGAGGTCATTCGCTGCTGACGTCGTGCAG GTGATGGATGTGGACGGAGACGTGGTGCGCGTGGCGGACATCGTGTACGGCAGTCACGTGCAGGAAGAGTTTGACCTCAACGACTTCCGCACCGCTGCCGATGTCCGTTCCGCATTGCTGACCACCGTGAAAC tgggtggGGGTACCCAGACCAATGACGCACTGGATCGAGCGGCGGTGACGTTGTATGACGTCACCAATGGCGCGCGCTCTGACGCCAAAAAAGTGGTCATTCTCATCACCGACGGAATGTCCTTTGACCCTGCCGCCACGGTGACCTCGGCTGTGgttctgaaa GACAGGGGCAGCACGGTTTTTGCCATCGGGGTGGACAGCTATGACCTGGCAGAGCTGACCGCCGTGTCCTCCAGCCCGCACTGCTCGCACGTGTTCACCTTGACCCAGttctcctccatcctctccaTCCTGACCCAGATTCAGATCAGCACCTGCGACG CCAGCCTGGTGCTGACCCCGGGGGACGAGGTGTGGGGCCGGATCCCGGAGGTGCCGGTGCAGGTGGCGACTCGAACCCTCAACCCGGGCCCCAACAGTACCATC gtggtcAGCACGGTGTGCGGACACCTGGACATCTACGTGTCCCAGACGGAGCGCAGTCCCAGTCCCGTGCTGCACGAGCGGCGCTACACTGCCACCAACGGGACGCCCGCCGTCCTGACCCCGGGGGAGCGTGACGGGGCGGGTCAAGGCGACCCTGTATACGTGACGCTGGTGGCTACCAGGCAGGCGGAGAGCACGTGCTCGCGCTACGAGTGGAGCATCAGCGTGG GGCAGCCCGGCAGCGCTGCACgcctggtgggggggaggagggagagtgaggggcggGTGGAGGTGTTCACGGACGGGTCGTGGGGCACGGTGTGTGACGACACCTTTGATCTCTATGACGCCATCGTCGTCTGCAGGATGCTGGGCtaccaaag CTTGGTGCCAGAGGTGCACGGTGACAGTCACtacggggaggggcaggggactaTTTGGCTGGACCAGGTGGCCTGCAGCGGCGCCGAGTCTTCCCTCTTCCAGTGTGCTCACGCCGGCGTAGGAATACATGACTGCAAGCACTCTGAGGACGTCGGGGTGGACTGTGCGCCTGCCAACGCCT CTAGCTTGACCTTGGTGCGTCTCGTGAACGGAACAAGGCCATCTGAAGGTCGTCTGGAGGTCAGcattggaggggtgtggggtacgGTGTGCAACAACGGTTTTGACGTCACTGACGCTTCTGTCGTCTGCAGCATGCTGAACTTCACTGG AGGCAGCCATACAGTGGCAGAGGGGGGTCAGTTCGAGCCCGGCACGGGGCCCATCTGGATGGACAATGTGGACTGCACGGGCAGCGAGGGCTCCCTCTTCCTCTGCCCCCACCGGGGGCCGGGCCACCATGACTGCTCGCACGCGCAGGACGTGGGGCTGGTCTGCGGGACAG CATCCCAAGGGTCTGGCGGCTCCTCCACgggcatcaccagcagcagcagcagcacaggtgTGATAATCGCCGGGGTGGTGGCCGGGGGCGTGGCGCTGACTGCGCTGACAGTTGCGGCCGCGTTCCTCAGAAAGTATCTGACCGCCCGGACAGCTGTTCAGGACCTCCGGTCACAGGCTGAAAGGG